The genomic region CGACCGACGAGCGGCTGCCACGGTACCGACCGAGACGCTGTCGCGCTTGGCATGATTCTGGCAGTCACCGGCGGTAAAGGCGGTGTCGGCAAGTCGACTATCGCGTACAACCTCGCAGCGGAACTTGACGCGTTCGAACGGACTGACAGCAGCGACTCGCGCCCGACTGCGAACACTGGGAGCGTCGTCGTCGACGGCGACCTCGGGATGGCGGACCTCCCGTCCAGTCATGGCCCCGACCTGCACGACGTTCTTGCCGACCGCGCTGACCCGCACGAAGCTGTCCGGGAGGGTGGTCCCGTGACTCTCGCCCCCTGCGGACGAACGCTGGCCGGTGCTCGCAGTGCCGACTTGCGAGCGCTCACAGATGTACTCGACGCGCTGGAACGGACTTATCGCTGGGTCATTGTCGACTCGCCTGCTGGGATGCACGCCGACGTGGGACTGCCCCTTGCAGCAGCCGACGCCGCGGTACTCGTCACGACGCCGGAAGACGCGGCCCTCGCTGACGCGCTCCGGGTCAGGGCGCTGGCTCGCGAACTTGACGCCGGGCTCTGTCGGGTTGCCCTCAACCGCGCCGGTCCAGATCCCGCGACTGGGGCTGTCGCGGACCGGTTCGGTGCGCCAGCTGTCGCTATCCCGAAAAGTGACCCGCTAGCCACGGCACAGGCACATGGACGACCGCTTCGAGACACAGCGCCGGACACGTCGGCTCGGCGCTCGCTCCAATCGCTCGCCGACGCCGTCTATTCCTGTAGCTCGGTGTAGGTTCCGCGAAGCGTGACCGGCGTCACGTCCGCCGTTTCTGCCGCTTCGGCCTGTGTGAGCGCCACACCCTGCTCTTGCGCCGCGGTGTAGAGACACGCTGCCGCGACGCCGGCCGGATTGCGCCCGCTGACCAGCCCACGGTCTTGTGCCTCATCGACGAGCCCTTCCGCACGCTGCCGGACTGCCGTCGGCAAGTCCAGCGTCGTTGCGAACCGAGGGACGTACTCGCGGGGGTCAATCGGACCAGTCGGTAGCCCGAGCTCCCTGTTCAGAGCGTCGTAGGCCGCGCGGAGCTCAGCCTGTGTCGCCTTGGCGACGGTACAGAGTTCGTCGACGGTCCGGGCAACGCTTTCGGTCCGGCAGGTGGCGTAGATGGCCGCGGCCGCGAACCCTTCCAGCGTTCGTCCCTGCAGCAGATCCTCGTTCTGTGCGGATTCGAACAGCACACAGGCCCGGTCCCGGATCGCGTCTGAGAGCCCCATCGAGCTGATGATACGCCGGATCTCGGTGAAGGCGTACACCTTGTTTCGCTCGCGTTTCGAGCTGATCTGGGCGCGGTTATGCTCGCGGCGGAGGCGGGCGAACTGACGCCGCTTACGCCCTTTCAGCCGTGTCGACCGGCCGATTTTCGTCGAGAGGCCGCGGTCATGGCGTGACCGCGTCAGCGGCGCACCCGTGCGTGCCCGGTCAGTGTCGTCATCGTCGAATGACCGCCACTCCGGACCGGGGTCGATGGCGTCCTCGCCGACGACCAGCCCGCAGCTGCCACAGACCGATTCGACGCCCTGCTGTTTGACCGACCCGTTACACTCCGGACATTGCGTTACCGTCGTACTCATGTTTCCACCTACGGCCGGATGGAGGGTTAAAAAACCGATGCAAAGCAGGTTTCCGGGCACTTTTCGGCGAAACTGCCTACCGGTAACCGGTAGGTAGACCTCAGGAGTCACACTAGCGCATATCGAGATACCGACAGCATTAAATTCCGACGAAAAGAATGAAATTTTAATGACGCTGTCGGATATCGCCGCCGGTGTCGAGGTCACGACCCACCAGCGTGACCACGGCGTCGCTGCTGTCGACGAGACAGACGCGCCGCTCCAGGAGCGACTGGTCTCCGTGGCCGATGATCTCCCGTGCTCAGCGGCGACAGCGGCGACCGTCGTCGAGGCCTACGCAGCCGGCCGGAGTGTCGGCGATGCGGGCCGCGCTGCCGGTGTTGCACCCGTGATGGCCGCCAAGACGCTCCATCTCGTCGGTGAACAGGTCTCGCCGGTCGGCCCACAGGGCCGTGAGATAATTGCCGATTGGCTTGCCGGAGACCTCTCCCGCAGTGACGCCATCGCACTCGCTGACGTGACTGAACAGGAGTTTGCCCTGGCTGTGTACATCGAGACGCACGACCCGCTGCCCGCGGCCCGTGACGCCGTCGAGGGGGCGCTTACAACTGAGGACCGGGACCCGTTAGGAGAGACGATGAGCGACGTCGGCGAGCTGTTGTGAGCGTGTGCGAATGACTTTCTTGGCGAGGTCGGGAGTGAGCGACGTCGGCGAGCTGCTGTGACGGTGTCGCAACTGCTCTCTCGCTCTCGCCTCCTGCCTGGGGCATGCTTAACACCCATGGCTGCAAACCCGGAGATATGTCGGCTTCGGAACTGGCGGACCGGGTGGCAGAGGTGCTTGCGACGGACAGCGAGGCGTTCAACGAGCGCGCTCGCGAGGAAGCTCAGGCTCTCAAATCCGCTGTTCGTGACGGGACGTTCGACAACACGGAAGCAATCGTCGGCATGGAACTGGAGCTGTATGCTGTTGATGAGCAAACCGACGCGCTCCAGCGGGTTCCCCGCCAGTTGCTCGAACTCATCGGGTTTGAGAAGGAGCTTGGATTGCACAACGCCGAGATGCAGACGAGCCCACAGCCGCTGAACACCCACGGGCTGGCGGCCCAGCGAAACGAACTGAAGGCGTCGCTGATGCCGGCCCAGCAACGGGTACGCAACGAGGGCATCCGCCTCGTCTCCGACGGTATGTGGACTGTTCCGCCCGCCGGCGAGACAGCCGAGACGTATCTCTGTGACTGCGTTGAACAGAGCGGCGTCCGCATCGGGACGAACATGTCGGACTCCGTTCGCTATCACACGATGGCCAACACGGACTACCCCTCGGCGTTTGAAATTGACGCACCACACGTCTCGCTGGAGGCCGAGACGGTGATGCCGGAATCGCTTATCACTTCCATTCAACCCCATTACCAGATTCCTCACGCTCCGGACCTGCCGGAGTATTTCACCTATGCACTCCGTATCGCCGCGCCGCTTTTGGCGCTTGGCGTCAATTCGCCGTTTTTCCCGCCGGACCTGTACGACGACGCGCCCGATCCGGAGATTGTCGCGGGGGCGAACATGGAGAACCGCATCGGCGTCTTCGAGTCAGTCCTCAATCCGCCCGATGGCGACTCGACGCCACCGAAGGTCTGTTTCCCGCCGGACTTTGACACCGTTGAGGATGCCATCGACGACATCGTTGCGGACGACACTATCGTCCCGGTCGACCTGCCGTCGGGCACCCGCTTCGACGACGACTTCGTCCACCTCCGGCACAAGCATGGCTCCTACTGGCGGTGGGTCAGGCCGGTGTTCGAGGGAGCCACCCGGTCGGCGGCTAACGCCCGCATCGAGTTCCGCCCGCTGGC from Haloarcula sp. H-GB4 harbors:
- a CDS encoding transcription initiation factor IIB family protein, with product MSTTVTQCPECNGSVKQQGVESVCGSCGLVVGEDAIDPGPEWRSFDDDDTDRARTGAPLTRSRHDRGLSTKIGRSTRLKGRKRRQFARLRREHNRAQISSKRERNKVYAFTEIRRIISSMGLSDAIRDRACVLFESAQNEDLLQGRTLEGFAAAAIYATCRTESVARTVDELCTVAKATQAELRAAYDALNRELGLPTGPIDPREYVPRFATTLDLPTAVRQRAEGLVDEAQDRGLVSGRNPAGVAAACLYTAAQEQGVALTQAEAAETADVTPVTLRGTYTELQE
- a CDS encoding AAA family ATPase; translation: MILAVTGGKGGVGKSTIAYNLAAELDAFERTDSSDSRPTANTGSVVVDGDLGMADLPSSHGPDLHDVLADRADPHEAVREGGPVTLAPCGRTLAGARSADLRALTDVLDALERTYRWVIVDSPAGMHADVGLPLAAADAAVLVTTPEDAALADALRVRALARELDAGLCRVALNRAGPDPATGAVADRFGAPAVAIPKSDPLATAQAHGRPLRDTAPDTSARRSLQSLADAVYSCSSV